From Linepithema humile isolate Giens D197 chromosome 8, Lhum_UNIL_v1.0, whole genome shotgun sequence, one genomic window encodes:
- the LOC137001615 gene encoding uncharacterized protein yields MNEPTQTENNSSKLDNDMKSNQEVSKKSYDGKKSWAIVEFESDTEDDLEGFIDLVPTLWISSTNALCWYPMHQHKATIEKLAKKCVAVDTKWKCFSMKMIQEGIEDYNKGMKMLVKVSKNPNLNIHSDLDEKGKGKRMKKPNKRFDDFANIADVTTDADCTLEKKQKNTNILLTYPKLIPSIPELDFNQNKENQRPKRSNSVLPKHDKLKIINLKETDVVKQLSLSKETDFLSHVSNNDKVRQLQCIENRPDSLNRPMEIITHLSHTADHRNRNAPYSSHQGCKMPSKMMHKCAYGSDGKITLESLADAVCFFNNELSSCKITLKKMDRTIDSFMELESTKPLSEKSNTTNTISLLSDFPLSTMDELKAIEKKIKHDATFRSQLIEALHITAEGDSIQKRVNSMLRIVFNDNAASLFNWKGQRGVKQKLQGRRISKLMIGKLTLYYFMLF; encoded by the exons ATGAATGAACCGACgcaaacagaaaataattcttcaaaaCTTGACAATGATATGAAAAGTAATCAAGAAGTATCCAAAAAAAGCTatgatggaaaaaaaagttggGCCATTGTGGAATTTGAGTCAGACACAGAAGATGACCTCGAAGGATTTATAGACCTTGTTCCAACACTGTGGATTTCAAGTACGAATGCGCTATGTTGGTATCCCATGCACCAGCATAAAGCAACAATTGAGAAGTTAGCGAAGAAGTGCGTAGCAGTAGATACAAAATGGAAATGTTTTTCGATGAAAATGATTCAAGAAGGCATTG AAGACTACAATAAGGGTATGAAAATGCTCgttaaagtttcaaaaaatccaaatttgaATATACATTCAGATTTAGATGAAAAAGGAAAGGgcaaaagaatgaaaaagcCAAATAAACGATTCGATGATTTCGCTAATATTGCTGATGTTACTACAGATGCTGATTGTACATtagagaaaaaacaaaaaaacactAACATACTGCTTACGTATCCAAAACTGATCCCAAGCATACcagaattagattttaatcaaaataaggAGAATCAACGCCCAAAACGATCAAATTCCGTTCTTCCAAAACacgataaattgaaaataattaatttaaaggaAACAGATGTCGTTAAGCAGCTCTCTCTATCGAAGGAAACAGATTTTCTCTCCCATGTatctaataatgataaagtGCGGCAACTTCAGTGCATAGAAAATCGTCCTGATTCTCTAAACAGACCTATGGAAATTATTACTCATCTTTCTCATACTGCTGATCATCGCAATCGAAATGCACCTTATTCAAGCCACCAGGGATGTAAGATGCCTTCAAAAATGATGCATAAATGTGCCTATGGGAGTGACGGAAAGATTACACTAGAATCACTCGCAGATGCAGTATGCTTTTTCAACa ATGAATTATCGTCATGTAAGATAACGTTGAAAAAAATGGACCGAACTATTGATAGTTTTATGGAGTTAGAATCAACGAAACCTTTGTCGGAAAAGTCTAATACAACAAATACTATAAGTTTGTTAAGTGATTTTCCACTCTCGACAATGGACGAACTTAAggcaattgaaaaaaagataaaacatgATGCTACTTTCCGTTCCCAATTG ATTGAGGCTCTGCATATAACAGCTGAGGGTGACAGCATTCAAAAAAGAGTCAACTCCATGTTACGAATagtatttaatgataatgcgGCTAGCTTATTTAATTGGAAGGGTCAGCGAGGAGTCAAACAAAAATTGCAAGGACGACGAATTAGCAAACTAATGATAggtaaattaacattatattattttatgttattttaa